Proteins from a single region of Paramormyrops kingsleyae isolate MSU_618 chromosome 9, PKINGS_0.4, whole genome shotgun sequence:
- the LOC111844510 gene encoding WD repeat-containing protein 26-like isoform X1: protein MQANGADDPGRDAGTPGGEPLRSNGLLSGAAADGDGLSPGTGTGGSATPAPPGSGSIKKKKRLTQWDEDLVRLIGQHLHGLGLNQTVDLLMQESGCRLEHPAATKFRNHVMEGEWTKAESDLNELKALMRSPSAVVRMRFLLLQQKYLEYLEDGKVLEALQVLRAELTPLKYNTDRIHVLSGYLMCSHAEDLRAKAEWEGKGAASRTKLLDKLQTYLPPSVMLPPRRLHSLLRQAVELQRDRCLYHNTQLDSSLDSVSLLLDHVCSRRQFPCTTQQVLTEHCNEVWFCRFSNDGTKLATGSKDATVIIWQVDPDSHQLRALRTLEGHAYGVSYLAWSPDDTYLVACGPDDCSEVWLWNVQTGVLRTKMSQSHEDSLTSVAWNPDGKRFVTGGQRGQFYQCDLDGNLLDSWEGVRVQCVWCLGDGRTVLASDTHQRIRGYNFEDLTDRNIVQEDHPIMSFTVSKNGRLALLNVATQGVHLWDLQDRTLVRKYQGVTQGFYTIHSCFGGLNEDFIASGSEDHKVYIWHKRSELPIADLSGHTRTVNCVSWNPVYPGLMASASDDGTVRIWGPSPDPQDSEDLGEGCHSMDS, encoded by the exons ATGCAGGCGAACGGCGCAGACGACCCAGGACGCGATGCGGGGACGCCGGGCGGCGAGCCGCTGCGCTCCAACGGGCTGCTCTCCGGCGCTGCCGCTGACGGAGATGGGCTTTCCCCCGGGACAGGCACCGGAGGTTCggccacccccgcccccccaggatcGGGGTCGATAAAGAAGAAGAAGCGTCTCACTCAGTGGGATGAAGACCTCGTCCGACTCATAGGGCAGCATCTGCACGGTCTAGGTCTGAA CCAGACGGTGGATCTCTTAATGCAGGAGTCCGGCTGTAGACTGGAGCACCCTGCCGCTACCAAGTTCCGCAACCATGTAATGGAAGGAGAATGGACCAAG GCTGAGAGCGACCTGAACGAGCTGAAGGCCCTCATGCGGTCGCCCAGCGCTGTGGTG CGGATGAGGTTCCTGCTGCTGCAGCAGAAGTacctggagtacctggaggatgGGAAGGTGCTGGAGGCCCTTCAGGTGCTGCGGGCGGAGCTCACGCCGCTCAAGTACAACACCGACCGCATCCACGTGCTCAGCGG CTATCTGATGTGCAGCCACGCGGAAGACCTGAGGGCAAAGGCAGAGTGGGAGGGGAAGGGGGCAGCTTCTCGCACCAAGCTGCTGGACAAATTGCAGA cgtACCTGCCGCCCTCGGTGATGCTGCCGCCCCGCAGGTTGCATTCTCTCCTGCGCCAAGCGGTGGAGCTGCAGCGGGATCGCTGCCTCTACCACAACACGCAGCTGGACAGCAGCCTGGACTCCGTGTCCTTGCTCCTGGACCACGTGTGCAGCCG GAGACAGTTCCCCTGCACCACCCAGCAGGTTCTCACAGAGCACTGCAATGAGGTGTGGTTCTGCAGGTTCTCCAACGACGGTACCAAGTTGGCCACGGGCTCCAAAGACGCCACCGTCATCATATGGCAGGTGGACCCT GACTCCCACCAGCTCAGGGCACTGCGCACTCTGGAGGGTCATGCCTACGGAGTCTCCTACCTGGCCTGGAGCCCCGACGACACATACCTGGTGGCCTGTGGCCCCGATGACTGCTCCGAGGTGTGGCTTTGGAACGTACAG ACGGGAGTGCTGCGGACAAAAATGAGCCAATCGCATGAGGACAGCCTCACCAGCGTGGCCTGGAACCCAGACGGGAAGCGGTTTGTAACAGGCGGACAGCGGGGCCAGTTCTACCAGTGT GACCTGGATGGGAACCTGCTGGACTCGTGGGAGGGTGTGCGGGTCCAGTGTGTGTGGTGCTTGGGCGACGGCCGGACGGTGCTGGCGTCGGATACGCATCAGCGTATCCGTGGTTACAACTTCGAGGACTTGACGGACAGGAACAT TGTGCAGGAGGACCATCCCATAATGTCCTTCACGGTTTCTAAAAATGGAAGATTAGCTTTGCTGAATGTGGCAActcag GGAGTCCACCTGTGGGACTTGCAGGACCGGACGCTGGTGAGGAAGTACCAGGGCGTGACACAGGGCTTTTACACCATCCACTCCTGCTTCGGGGGCCTCAATGAAGACTTCATCGCCAGCGGAAGCGAAG ACCACAAGGTCTACATCTGGCACAAGCGCAGCGAGCTGCCCATTGCCGACCTGAGCGGGCACACGCGGACGGTGAACTGCGTGAGCTGGAACCCTGTATACCCAGGGCTCATGGCCAGTGCCTCCGACGACGGCACCGTGCGTATCTGGGGTccctcccccgatccccaggaCAGCGAGGACCTCGGTG AGGGCTGCCATAGCATGGATAGTTGA
- the rrp15 gene encoding RRP15-like protein has translation MASLLESTHVSLEEHSDARDSTGDSDDESNDGASESEQAEDSEKTNPNAGWADAMAKILSKKTLEDKPSILAKNKDLDKVKEKEKKERLERKKQLDKKRAWEMLCREKPDVVRDRETERNLQRIATRGVVQLFNAVRKHQKHIDDKMTEVGGSERKRAKLLSAVSKKDFIDVLRGAEPGAVPASQKQVAAVKPEEKPSWSILRDDFMMGASMKDWDKESEEEGGKGDQEGVRKGSVDYNSESD, from the exons ATGGCGTCGTTGTTGGAATCAACACATGTGAGCTTGGAAGAACATAGCg ACGCCCGAGACAGCACAGGAGACTCCGACGATGAGAGTAATGATGGGGCGAGCGAAAGCGAGCAGGCTGAGGACTCGGAGAAAACCAATCCTAATGCGGGATGGGCGGACGCCATGGCTAAAATTCTTAGCAAGAAAACTTTAGAGGACAAACCGAGTATCTTAGCGAAAAATAAAGACTTGGATAAAGTGAAGGAGAAGGAAAAGAAGGAGCGACTGGAAAGGAAGAAGCAG CTGGATAAGAAGAGGGCCTGGGAGATGCTCTGCCGGGAGAAACCGGATGTGGTGCGAGACCGAGAAACTGAGAGGAACCTGCAACGGATTGCCACCAG GGGTGTGGTCCAACTGTTCAATGCTGTGAGGAAACACCAGAAACACATTGACGACAAAATGACGGAAGTCGGCGGGTCGGAGAGAAAGCGGGCCAAGCTGCTCTCCGCGGTCTCCAAGAAAGACTTTATCGACGTTCTGCGTGGGGCGGAACCTGGCGCTGTTCCTGCATCACAAAAGCAGGTG GCTGCCGTCAAGCCAGAGGAGAAGCCGTCGTGGAGCATTTTGCGGGACGACTTTATGATGGGGGCATCCATGAAGGACTGGGACAAGGAGAGTGAAGAGGAGGGAGGCAAAGGGGATCAGGAGGGTGTACGGAAAGGCAGTGTGGACTACAACAGCGAATCAGACTGA
- the LOC111844510 gene encoding WD repeat-containing protein 26-like isoform X2, whose product MQANGADDPGRDAGTPGGEPLRSNGLLSGAAADGDGLSPGTGTGGSATPAPPGSGSIKKKKRLTQWDEDLVRLIGQHLHGLGLNQTVDLLMQESGCRLEHPAATKFRNHVMEGEWTKAESDLNELKALMRSPSAVVRMRFLLLQQKYLEYLEDGKVLEALQVLRAELTPLKYNTDRIHVLSGYLMCSHAEDLRAKAEWEGKGAASRTKLLDKLQTYLPPSVMLPPRRLHSLLRQAVELQRDRCLYHNTQLDSSLDSVSLLLDHVCSRQFPCTTQQVLTEHCNEVWFCRFSNDGTKLATGSKDATVIIWQVDPDSHQLRALRTLEGHAYGVSYLAWSPDDTYLVACGPDDCSEVWLWNVQTGVLRTKMSQSHEDSLTSVAWNPDGKRFVTGGQRGQFYQCDLDGNLLDSWEGVRVQCVWCLGDGRTVLASDTHQRIRGYNFEDLTDRNIVQEDHPIMSFTVSKNGRLALLNVATQGVHLWDLQDRTLVRKYQGVTQGFYTIHSCFGGLNEDFIASGSEDHKVYIWHKRSELPIADLSGHTRTVNCVSWNPVYPGLMASASDDGTVRIWGPSPDPQDSEDLGEGCHSMDS is encoded by the exons ATGCAGGCGAACGGCGCAGACGACCCAGGACGCGATGCGGGGACGCCGGGCGGCGAGCCGCTGCGCTCCAACGGGCTGCTCTCCGGCGCTGCCGCTGACGGAGATGGGCTTTCCCCCGGGACAGGCACCGGAGGTTCggccacccccgcccccccaggatcGGGGTCGATAAAGAAGAAGAAGCGTCTCACTCAGTGGGATGAAGACCTCGTCCGACTCATAGGGCAGCATCTGCACGGTCTAGGTCTGAA CCAGACGGTGGATCTCTTAATGCAGGAGTCCGGCTGTAGACTGGAGCACCCTGCCGCTACCAAGTTCCGCAACCATGTAATGGAAGGAGAATGGACCAAG GCTGAGAGCGACCTGAACGAGCTGAAGGCCCTCATGCGGTCGCCCAGCGCTGTGGTG CGGATGAGGTTCCTGCTGCTGCAGCAGAAGTacctggagtacctggaggatgGGAAGGTGCTGGAGGCCCTTCAGGTGCTGCGGGCGGAGCTCACGCCGCTCAAGTACAACACCGACCGCATCCACGTGCTCAGCGG CTATCTGATGTGCAGCCACGCGGAAGACCTGAGGGCAAAGGCAGAGTGGGAGGGGAAGGGGGCAGCTTCTCGCACCAAGCTGCTGGACAAATTGCAGA cgtACCTGCCGCCCTCGGTGATGCTGCCGCCCCGCAGGTTGCATTCTCTCCTGCGCCAAGCGGTGGAGCTGCAGCGGGATCGCTGCCTCTACCACAACACGCAGCTGGACAGCAGCCTGGACTCCGTGTCCTTGCTCCTGGACCACGTGTGCAGCCG ACAGTTCCCCTGCACCACCCAGCAGGTTCTCACAGAGCACTGCAATGAGGTGTGGTTCTGCAGGTTCTCCAACGACGGTACCAAGTTGGCCACGGGCTCCAAAGACGCCACCGTCATCATATGGCAGGTGGACCCT GACTCCCACCAGCTCAGGGCACTGCGCACTCTGGAGGGTCATGCCTACGGAGTCTCCTACCTGGCCTGGAGCCCCGACGACACATACCTGGTGGCCTGTGGCCCCGATGACTGCTCCGAGGTGTGGCTTTGGAACGTACAG ACGGGAGTGCTGCGGACAAAAATGAGCCAATCGCATGAGGACAGCCTCACCAGCGTGGCCTGGAACCCAGACGGGAAGCGGTTTGTAACAGGCGGACAGCGGGGCCAGTTCTACCAGTGT GACCTGGATGGGAACCTGCTGGACTCGTGGGAGGGTGTGCGGGTCCAGTGTGTGTGGTGCTTGGGCGACGGCCGGACGGTGCTGGCGTCGGATACGCATCAGCGTATCCGTGGTTACAACTTCGAGGACTTGACGGACAGGAACAT TGTGCAGGAGGACCATCCCATAATGTCCTTCACGGTTTCTAAAAATGGAAGATTAGCTTTGCTGAATGTGGCAActcag GGAGTCCACCTGTGGGACTTGCAGGACCGGACGCTGGTGAGGAAGTACCAGGGCGTGACACAGGGCTTTTACACCATCCACTCCTGCTTCGGGGGCCTCAATGAAGACTTCATCGCCAGCGGAAGCGAAG ACCACAAGGTCTACATCTGGCACAAGCGCAGCGAGCTGCCCATTGCCGACCTGAGCGGGCACACGCGGACGGTGAACTGCGTGAGCTGGAACCCTGTATACCCAGGGCTCATGGCCAGTGCCTCCGACGACGGCACCGTGCGTATCTGGGGTccctcccccgatccccaggaCAGCGAGGACCTCGGTG AGGGCTGCCATAGCATGGATAGTTGA